In a single window of the Pseudoxanthomonas sp. F37 genome:
- a CDS encoding GIY-YIG nuclease family protein: MTDRNYYVYVYIDPRNYEEFYYGKGKGSRRFAHLFDDSDSEKVARIRAIEAEGLQPIIRTVAAGLSEAEAHLIETTLIWKLGKGLTNKAAGRFVSLFRPRNTLHRELSSFDFQNGIYYVNVGEGSHRNWDDCRRLGFLSAGQGPQWRDQILDLAEGDVVVAYLKGSGYVGVGKVLARAVPYLDYRHEGRLLEHFDLVAKDMAENSDSVADSEYVLRVEWIVSVPRTEAKWEPNSGLYTTPLVRASLERQPQTISFVENAFGVQLRELAT; the protein is encoded by the coding sequence GTGACTGACCGGAACTACTACGTTTACGTGTATATCGATCCGAGGAACTATGAGGAGTTCTACTACGGAAAGGGGAAGGGATCGCGCAGGTTTGCGCACCTGTTCGACGATTCGGACTCCGAAAAAGTGGCACGTATCCGGGCCATTGAGGCAGAAGGACTGCAGCCGATCATCCGAACCGTAGCCGCAGGGCTTTCTGAAGCGGAGGCTCACCTCATAGAGACGACGCTGATCTGGAAGCTGGGAAAAGGACTTACGAACAAGGCCGCCGGACGCTTCGTATCTCTCTTCCGCCCAAGGAATACGCTGCATCGCGAACTGTCGTCGTTCGACTTTCAGAACGGCATCTACTACGTCAACGTCGGAGAAGGATCTCACCGCAACTGGGACGACTGCCGGAGGCTTGGATTTCTCTCTGCGGGGCAAGGGCCTCAATGGCGCGACCAGATCCTCGACCTCGCCGAAGGCGACGTCGTGGTGGCTTACCTCAAGGGCAGCGGCTACGTTGGGGTCGGCAAGGTCTTGGCCCGCGCAGTTCCCTATCTTGACTACCGCCATGAAGGTCGACTGCTCGAACATTTTGATCTGGTCGCAAAGGACATGGCTGAGAATTCGGATAGTGTCGCCGACTCAGAGTACGTCCTCCGGGTGGAGTGGATCGTCTCCGTTCCCAGGACTGAGGCGAAGTGGGAGCCAAACTCCGGCCTTTACACGACGCCCCTCGTCCGGGCTTCACTCGAACGCCAGCCACAAACGATCTCGTTTGTGGAGAACGCGTTTGGTGTGCAGCTCAGGGAGCTCGCTACGTAG
- a CDS encoding IS256 family transposase, whose protein sequence is MPKRAQPIPNDLLDALLADRPREEILGNDGLIQQLAQQLIARSLSLPIGQTASMPQQKDVASDLRELSTAAEQSPLTGKAAKGRAIPQGLDTKVMAMYSKGLTPREIQEQVLDFYGIELTPAAISKVTDTAADEIKAWQSRPLDAVYPVIYLDCIHVRVRDGASRAKAVYVVIGITVTGQKEAIGLWVSPHEGAKFWLQVLTEIKNRGIQDIHIACVDGLKGFPEAIAAVFPKTIVQLCVVHMIRNSLDFVSWKSRKDVALDLRPIYTAATVEAAAQALADFDTKWGEAYPTIGQAWRRNWEQLTPFFDFPKEIRKIIYTTNTIESVNMSLRRVMRYRGSFQNDESLLKLLYLALRNISRRWTLPVHDWKAALNRFAIQFGPDD, encoded by the coding sequence ATGCCCAAGCGCGCGCAACCCATACCCAACGACCTCCTCGACGCGTTGCTCGCTGATCGGCCGCGAGAGGAAATACTCGGTAACGATGGACTGATTCAGCAGCTCGCCCAGCAGCTCATAGCGCGCTCCCTGAGCTTGCCCATCGGCCAGACGGCCAGCATGCCGCAGCAAAAGGATGTCGCGTCTGACCTACGCGAACTCAGCACGGCTGCGGAGCAGAGCCCTTTGACTGGCAAAGCGGCGAAGGGACGCGCCATTCCCCAGGGTCTCGACACCAAGGTCATGGCCATGTACTCGAAGGGCCTGACCCCTCGCGAAATTCAAGAGCAGGTCCTGGACTTCTACGGTATCGAGTTGACACCAGCAGCAATCTCGAAAGTCACCGATACAGCAGCGGACGAGATCAAGGCCTGGCAGTCCAGGCCGCTCGATGCCGTTTACCCTGTGATTTACCTGGATTGTATCCACGTCCGTGTGCGTGACGGCGCCTCGAGAGCCAAAGCGGTGTACGTGGTGATCGGAATAACCGTCACCGGGCAGAAGGAGGCCATAGGCCTTTGGGTTTCGCCGCATGAGGGCGCCAAGTTCTGGCTGCAGGTGCTCACCGAGATCAAGAACCGCGGCATCCAGGACATCCACATCGCCTGTGTGGACGGACTCAAGGGCTTCCCGGAAGCAATCGCTGCCGTCTTCCCGAAGACCATCGTGCAGTTGTGTGTCGTGCACATGATCAGGAACAGCCTCGACTTCGTATCCTGGAAATCTCGCAAGGATGTGGCGCTCGATCTGCGTCCGATATACACCGCCGCGACGGTTGAAGCCGCGGCGCAGGCGCTCGCTGATTTCGACACCAAATGGGGCGAAGCTTACCCAACGATCGGGCAAGCGTGGCGTCGAAACTGGGAACAACTGACCCCTTTCTTCGACTTCCCGAAAGAGATCCGCAAGATCATCTACACGACCAATACCATCGAGTCCGTCAACATGAGTCTTCGGCGCGTCATGCGTTATAGGGGATCGTTCCAGAACGACGAGTCGCTGCTCAAGCTGCTCTATCTTGCGCTGAGAAACATCAGCCGACGATGGACACTCCCGGTCCACGACTGGAAGGCAGCGCTGAACCGCTTCGCGATCCAGTTCGGCCCGGACGACTGA
- a CDS encoding XamI family restriction endonuclease, which produces MGVNLDKPDRWKADVAKSVDMYNDWFLKFAPKAFRETRVETTKAVEHSLDITRHLRDIGPDTFRANPTILPTLRMSTCPPLAVDRLVGLAGVSDSLVDNLEKKQRLPPRMPAADVDADLTKIGDIIERMADPDIFVWLARGDEPTEAETHRAATIVADRLCGAVANPIIRNAQEERQLAAIKKWLEANGYKEVPAGARVDFRKMTPGTFSFRLNVQVLAGTTKPVNIPVDAVIMPKAAKAGQLPILVEAKSAGDFTNTNKRRKEEAVKMAQLKAAYGDDVRFVLFLCGYFDSGYLGYEAAEGIDWIWEHRIDDLSELGL; this is translated from the coding sequence ATGGGCGTAAATCTCGATAAGCCGGACCGATGGAAGGCCGACGTGGCTAAGTCGGTGGACATGTACAACGATTGGTTCTTGAAATTCGCCCCCAAGGCTTTCCGGGAAACGCGCGTGGAGACCACCAAGGCGGTGGAACATAGCTTGGACATCACCCGGCACCTACGCGATATCGGCCCCGACACGTTCCGCGCCAATCCCACCATCTTGCCGACGCTACGGATGTCCACCTGCCCACCCTTGGCCGTAGACCGCTTGGTAGGCCTCGCGGGTGTGAGTGACAGCTTGGTGGACAACCTGGAGAAGAAACAGCGCCTACCGCCACGCATGCCTGCGGCCGACGTGGACGCCGATCTGACCAAGATCGGCGACATCATCGAGCGTATGGCTGACCCGGATATTTTCGTCTGGTTGGCGCGTGGCGACGAGCCCACGGAGGCCGAAACGCACCGGGCGGCCACCATCGTAGCGGATCGGCTCTGTGGCGCGGTGGCCAATCCCATCATCAGGAACGCGCAAGAAGAACGGCAGCTGGCCGCAATCAAGAAGTGGTTGGAGGCCAATGGGTATAAGGAAGTGCCGGCGGGTGCCCGCGTTGATTTCCGCAAGATGACGCCGGGCACCTTTAGTTTTCGCCTGAACGTCCAGGTGCTGGCTGGCACCACCAAGCCGGTGAACATCCCAGTGGACGCAGTCATCATGCCCAAGGCCGCCAAGGCCGGACAGTTGCCCATCTTGGTGGAGGCTAAATCGGCCGGAGACTTCACCAACACGAACAAGCGCCGCAAGGAAGAGGCGGTAAAGATGGCACAGCTGAAAGCCGCCTACGGGGACGACGTGCGGTTCGTGCTGTTCCTATGCGGTTACTTCGACAGCGGTTATTTGGGCTACGAGGCCGCCGAGGGCATTGATTGGATTTGGGAACACCGGATAGACGACTTGTCCGAACTGGGATTGTGA
- a CDS encoding Eco57I restriction-modification methylase domain-containing protein: protein MIEQLEARRLELQASLDAEKTAEERNKMGQFATPSALARDVLTHAEALLPARGKVRFLDPALGSGAFYAALLRVFGSRRVDDAQAFEIDPHYGQTAEQLWTPNGLALTHGDFTRAEPQARFNLVICNPPYVRHHHLSASEKQHLAERTLAATGRQLSGLAGLYCHFLLQSHAWMAPEAIAGWLIPSEFMDVNYGQQVKDYLLQQVTLLHIHRFDPRDMQFSDALVSSAVVWFRNAPPPAGHAARFTFGGSLAQPGHALDVAVTDLAAERKWTRFPLLGVRQPTGERRTVGDLFKIKRGLATGDNGFFVLDEAAVRARELPAQALRPILPSARYVEGDAIDADAQGLPTNTRRLFLLDPRMDQAEIERRFPTLAAYLAEGRAQGLPERYLCRSRKRWYDQEQREAAPIVCTYMGRSDRKGGRPFRFIRNRSQATVANSYLAMYPTPLLQERLASDPTLLDRVWQQLNAIAPDDLLGEGRVYGGGLHKLEPKELAKVPLALD from the coding sequence ATGATTGAGCAGTTGGAAGCCCGGCGCCTGGAACTGCAGGCGTCGCTGGACGCGGAAAAGACCGCCGAGGAACGGAACAAGATGGGGCAGTTCGCTACCCCGTCCGCGTTGGCGCGCGACGTGCTGACCCATGCAGAGGCGTTGCTGCCTGCGCGGGGCAAGGTGCGGTTCTTGGACCCAGCATTGGGCAGTGGGGCATTCTACGCTGCCCTGTTGCGTGTGTTCGGTTCGCGCAGGGTGGACGACGCCCAAGCGTTCGAGATCGATCCGCACTACGGGCAGACGGCGGAACAGTTGTGGACGCCCAACGGCCTGGCACTGACGCACGGCGACTTCACTCGGGCCGAGCCGCAGGCGCGCTTTAACCTCGTCATCTGCAACCCGCCTTACGTACGTCACCACCACTTGAGCGCGAGCGAAAAGCAGCACTTGGCCGAACGCACCCTGGCGGCTACTGGCCGGCAGTTGAGCGGGCTAGCCGGACTGTATTGCCACTTTTTGCTCCAGTCTCACGCATGGATGGCGCCCGAGGCCATCGCTGGCTGGCTCATCCCCAGCGAGTTCATGGACGTCAATTACGGCCAACAGGTCAAGGACTACTTGCTACAGCAGGTCACCTTGCTTCACATCCACCGGTTCGATCCGCGTGACATGCAGTTCTCCGACGCGCTGGTGTCCTCGGCCGTCGTCTGGTTCCGCAACGCCCCCCCGCCTGCTGGCCACGCAGCACGCTTCACGTTCGGCGGCAGCCTGGCCCAGCCGGGACACGCACTGGACGTGGCGGTCACCGACTTGGCCGCGGAACGCAAGTGGACTCGCTTCCCCTTGCTGGGAGTGAGGCAGCCCACTGGCGAGCGCCGAACCGTGGGCGACCTGTTTAAGATCAAAAGGGGCCTGGCAACCGGCGACAACGGGTTCTTTGTGCTCGATGAAGCCGCCGTGCGAGCGCGTGAGCTCCCCGCGCAGGCCCTGCGCCCCATCTTGCCCAGCGCCCGGTATGTGGAAGGCGACGCCATCGACGCCGACGCGCAAGGCCTGCCGACGAATACCCGCCGGCTGTTCCTGCTGGACCCGCGCATGGACCAAGCCGAAATCGAACGACGGTTCCCCACGCTGGCGGCTTACCTCGCCGAAGGTCGAGCCCAGGGGTTGCCAGAGCGTTACCTGTGCCGCAGCCGCAAGCGCTGGTATGACCAGGAGCAACGCGAGGCCGCCCCCATCGTGTGCACCTACATGGGACGCTCGGATAGGAAAGGCGGTCGGCCGTTTCGCTTCATCCGCAACCGAAGCCAGGCCACAGTGGCCAACTCCTACCTGGCCATGTATCCCACGCCACTGCTGCAAGAACGGTTGGCCAGTGATCCGACGTTGCTCGATCGGGTGTGGCAGCAGCTCAACGCTATCGCCCCAGACGACTTGCTGGGCGAGGGGCGGGTGTACGGGGGCGGGCTGCACAAGCTAGAACCGAAGGAGCTGGCAAAGGTTCCGTTGGCGTTGGATTAA
- a CDS encoding tyrosine-type recombinase/integrase has product MSVTTLTKRLVATAQPKDRAYELRDTQVRGLLLRVQPSGHKAWVVTWEHGKRRTLGSAGHLTLDEAREIARKIIAEYIQTGLPSIAKPAAPKITLAEFLRDHYRPWACSELKGADKYISRLERVFPAALDMPMSDINAAWVERWWMERLQTKARPDRAGLITKATAWRDLASFRAVIAKAVKWGMLEQNPIQQLRMKAAKPRSVVRFLSPAEEQRLRETLAARDLEHAAARRSANDWRAARRRPLFPEVPEGAYADHLTPVVLLAMNTGLRRGELLALDWSDINLQARMLTVRRENAKSGKQRHVPLNAEAMTVLRQWALQSAVSGSVFGISGIKSSWDTLLTAARIEGFRFHDLRHHFASRLVMAGVDLNTVRELLGHADLTMTLRYAHLAPEHLAAAVEKLAA; this is encoded by the coding sequence ATGTCAGTCACCACCCTCACCAAACGACTCGTTGCCACTGCCCAGCCCAAGGATCGCGCGTACGAGCTCAGGGACACGCAGGTGCGCGGCTTACTGCTTCGGGTGCAGCCCAGTGGGCATAAAGCCTGGGTCGTCACCTGGGAGCACGGGAAGCGTCGTACGCTGGGGTCTGCTGGTCACTTGACGCTTGACGAGGCTCGGGAGATCGCCCGCAAGATCATCGCGGAGTACATCCAGACCGGGCTGCCCAGCATCGCCAAGCCCGCCGCCCCGAAGATCACCCTCGCGGAGTTCCTGCGCGACCACTACCGCCCTTGGGCGTGCAGCGAGCTCAAAGGGGCGGACAAGTACATCAGTCGCCTGGAGCGGGTATTCCCTGCCGCGCTCGACATGCCCATGTCCGACATCAACGCGGCCTGGGTCGAGCGCTGGTGGATGGAGCGACTGCAGACCAAGGCCCGCCCCGACCGGGCGGGTCTCATCACCAAGGCAACCGCGTGGCGTGACCTAGCCAGCTTCCGCGCCGTGATCGCTAAGGCAGTGAAGTGGGGGATGTTGGAGCAGAACCCCATCCAGCAGCTGCGCATGAAGGCGGCCAAGCCTCGGAGCGTTGTGCGGTTCTTAAGCCCCGCCGAAGAGCAGCGCCTCAGGGAAACCCTTGCAGCGCGCGACCTGGAACACGCTGCCGCGCGCAGATCAGCCAATGACTGGCGAGCAGCCCGGAGACGCCCGCTGTTCCCCGAAGTACCCGAAGGGGCCTATGCCGACCACCTAACGCCGGTCGTGCTGCTGGCGATGAACACCGGTCTGCGCAGGGGCGAACTGCTGGCCCTGGACTGGTCGGACATCAATCTGCAGGCGCGGATGCTCACGGTGCGCCGGGAGAACGCCAAGTCCGGCAAGCAGCGCCATGTCCCCCTGAACGCCGAAGCCATGACCGTGCTGCGGCAATGGGCGTTGCAGTCCGCCGTGTCGGGCAGCGTGTTCGGCATCTCCGGCATCAAGTCGTCCTGGGACACCCTGCTGACCGCAGCGCGGATCGAGGGCTTCCGCTTTCACGACCTGCGCCATCACTTTGCAAGCCGGCTGGTCATGGCTGGAGTCGATCTCAACACGGTCCGCGAACTACTTGGCCACGCCGATCTAACGATGACCCTCCGATATGCCCACCTCGCGCCGGAACACCTGGCAGCCGCCGTCGAGAAGCTCGCTGCCTGA
- a CDS encoding Panacea domain-containing protein, whose amino-acid sequence MSGRQANRAAFEVDKAIAATALLVQETNESLYPIMKMMYLADKLHLEKFGRFIAGEQYCAMEKGPVPSFTYSMLKHVRGDDSSDKDFLRAREFFVYHANHMIELKKAPDLEELSESEINSLRAVIDTYKRVGKWAIRDMSHDSAWKDAWTFISRLFKKSARMSKESIAQEFDNADEIIQHLRDDNPGEARMPEKRTHWREAV is encoded by the coding sequence ATGAGTGGTCGCCAGGCGAATAGAGCCGCATTTGAGGTAGACAAGGCCATCGCTGCAACGGCCCTCTTAGTCCAAGAGACGAACGAGTCGCTCTACCCGATCATGAAAATGATGTATTTGGCAGACAAACTCCATCTGGAGAAGTTCGGCCGCTTCATCGCGGGCGAACAGTATTGCGCCATGGAGAAGGGGCCGGTGCCCAGCTTCACCTACAGCATGCTGAAGCATGTGCGAGGGGACGACTCCTCCGACAAAGATTTTTTGCGCGCGCGCGAGTTTTTTGTGTACCACGCCAATCACATGATTGAGCTGAAGAAGGCGCCCGATCTTGAAGAACTGAGCGAGAGTGAAATCAACTCGCTGCGCGCAGTGATCGACACGTACAAGCGAGTTGGCAAGTGGGCCATAAGGGATATGTCCCATGACTCCGCGTGGAAGGATGCTTGGACGTTCATCAGCCGCCTGTTCAAGAAGTCGGCTCGCATGAGCAAAGAAAGCATTGCTCAGGAATTCGACAACGCAGACGAGATCATCCAACACCTCCGTGACGACAACCCCGGAGAAGCTCGCATGCCCGAAAAACGCACTCATTGGCGAGAAGCAGTTTAA
- a CDS encoding RNA pyrophosphohydrolase — MIDPDGYRPNVGIVLMRPDGRVFWARRVRRDGWQFPQGGMNTDETPVEAMYRELREETGLLPEHVEVLGVTPGWLRYRLPPRAIRRNERQVCIGQKQVWFLLRLVGDEAHLRLDLTESPEFDHWRWVDFWYPLEHVVIFKRRVYARALGHLATFARSVAGPQAIPAALPAASRAPDGARRRGRDRPARKRGGTGEPAKN, encoded by the coding sequence GTGATCGATCCGGACGGCTACCGACCCAATGTCGGCATCGTGTTGATGCGGCCCGATGGCCGGGTGTTCTGGGCACGGCGCGTGCGCCGGGATGGCTGGCAGTTCCCGCAGGGCGGCATGAACACGGACGAGACCCCGGTCGAGGCCATGTACCGCGAGTTGCGCGAAGAAACCGGCCTGTTGCCCGAACATGTGGAAGTTCTGGGCGTCACGCCCGGCTGGCTGCGCTATCGCCTGCCGCCCCGTGCCATCCGGCGCAACGAACGCCAGGTCTGCATCGGCCAGAAGCAGGTCTGGTTCCTGTTGCGCCTGGTCGGCGATGAAGCCCACCTGCGGCTGGACCTGACCGAGAGCCCCGAGTTCGACCACTGGCGCTGGGTGGACTTCTGGTACCCGCTGGAGCACGTGGTGATCTTCAAACGCCGCGTCTATGCCCGTGCCCTGGGCCACCTGGCTACCTTCGCCCGCTCCGTGGCCGGTCCCCAGGCCATCCCCGCCGCATTGCCGGCCGCCTCCCGCGCACCGGACGGTGCGCGCCGGCGGGGCCGCGACCGGCCCGCACGTAAACGGGGCGGCACCGGCGAACCCGCCAAGAATTGA
- a CDS encoding (2Fe-2S)-binding protein, translating to MYVCICNGVTDRQIREAAAAGCATVAELTMRTGAGATCGSCLEMAADILHAAQPAPRESLLPILTLPNAA from the coding sequence GTGTACGTCTGCATCTGCAATGGCGTGACCGACCGCCAGATCCGAGAAGCCGCCGCGGCCGGATGCGCCACCGTGGCCGAACTGACCATGCGCACCGGCGCCGGCGCCACCTGCGGCAGCTGCCTGGAGATGGCGGCGGACATCCTGCACGCGGCGCAACCGGCCCCGCGCGAGTCGCTGCTCCCCATCCTCACCCTGCCGAACGCCGCCTGA
- the bfr gene encoding bacterioferritin encodes MKGDAKVIEYLNKALYNELTAINQYFLHAKMLKNWGFKELAEHEYKESIDEMKHADKLSERILFLDGLPNFQALGKLRIGETPREILECDLALEQEALPPLREAIAYCESVADYVSRQLFVDILDSEEEHIDWLETQLSVIDRIGEPNYLLTKLDD; translated from the coding sequence ATGAAAGGCGACGCCAAGGTCATCGAGTACCTCAACAAGGCGCTCTACAACGAGCTGACCGCGATCAACCAGTACTTCCTGCACGCCAAGATGCTGAAGAACTGGGGCTTCAAGGAACTGGCCGAGCACGAGTACAAGGAATCCATCGACGAGATGAAGCACGCCGACAAGCTGTCGGAGCGCATCCTGTTCCTCGATGGGCTGCCCAACTTCCAGGCGCTGGGCAAGCTGCGCATCGGCGAAACGCCGCGCGAGATCCTCGAATGCGACCTGGCCCTGGAGCAGGAAGCCCTGCCGCCGCTGCGCGAAGCCATCGCCTACTGCGAATCGGTGGCCGACTACGTCAGCCGGCAGTTGTTCGTGGACATCCTGGATTCGGAAGAGGAACACATCGACTGGCTGGAAACCCAGCTGTCGGTGATCGACCGCATCGGCGAGCCGAATTACCTGCTGACCAAGCTCGACGACTGA